A stretch of DNA from Fibrobacterota bacterium:
TGCGCCTAATTCGAACACCGGATGGGGTTTGAAGGAGAGGAGATAGGCCGCCGAGATGTCACCGGTCGGCTCGGTTCCCCGCTCGGTATAAACCAGGAGATCGTGGGTCAAGGGGCCCGTGAGGAGTTGCAGCTGGGTCCCTTCCACCTGCATGCCGGCGGAATTGATGGTGCTCAAGCCTCCCGAAACCATCACGGTGGGATAGGCCTCGTCGCGGAGCAGGAACTCCCCGAGATTCTTGGCATCGGGATTGTACTTGAACGGGATGATACCGAAGTTGAAGTGGCCCATGGGATCGGACACCGACCCTAATTTAACGGATACAAGGGCTTGCGAAACCGTGGTGCCGTACTTGATGGAGCGCTGATAGGAAAGGCCGAGGACATTGGGGATGGTGTAAAAGAACAGCCCGCCCAAGCCTATCGAGAAACTGAGCCGCTCGTTGACGTCGATGGTTTGGCTCAGGTTAAGGCTGGTGGACTGGAGCATCTGGTCATCATGCACTTCGGGATAGTTGCTGTGGATAATTTGACCCGCGTCAAAGATGACGTTGGTATGCAACGGCTCCCGCGTAACCTCGGAATGCGCCATGGAAACAACTGCCAGAGGTATGGCAACCTTCAGAAATCGCGAGACGCGATCACCCATAATTATTCCTGCCTCGTTTTTTCCAAAAAAAGATCAGAAGTTAGAAAGATCGACTTCGTGGCGCATGAGAGCATAGGTAATTCGAACCCATTTTCCAACGCCCTCTGCTTCCAACCGCGAACCTTTCCAGCGAAATTTTTCCTGGCCAAATTTAACCCCAAAAAGAAATTTTTTCGCGGGGATTCGGATTAATTCCACGCAAACCGTGATGCTATCCACGTCTCCCTTTGCAGGCCTCCGAGTAAGTAGGTCTCGGATCCTCACGGAAGAATCCAGACTATTTGGACATGAAGCGGTACTTTTTTGTTGCGCTCGGGATATCATCCGCGTCGTTCGCGGGGACTCGCGTCGATTCCGCCTATCGGCCCGGGGACGGCGCGGTCTGCGTAGCCATGTCGCGGGTCCGGAGGCGGCCGCGAGCGTCCCGGAGGCCCGCGCGCGACGCGACGGACCAAGCTCCGCGGGCGAGCCGGCCCTCCGCGCCCTTTGGCCCGATTCCGGTTTCGGTGGCGCGGGCGTTGGCCGAAACCCCGTCCCCTTCCANNNNNNNNNNNNNNNNNNNNNNNNCCCTTCCACCGCCCCCAGGTCCGGGGCTCCCGCGTAATAGGCCGCCGCTTCGAAGGGGAGCGGCCCCGGAGGGGTCACGCCCGCGTTACCTAGCTTGCTGCCGGCGGCCAGGCGGAAGACCGAGAGGTCGGGCGCGCCCGTTGCGGAGGAGCGGGAGACCTTCATGGAGGCCGGGGAGACCGCGAATTCGGACGCGGTTACCGTGAGGGACTTGCTCCCGATGCTGCCTTTGGACTTATCCCACCAGCAATTGCTTCCCTGGTAATCGGTCCCCAAGGTCTTGTCCGAGGCCGCCGCGGATTTTGACCAGAAGGAAACGTTGTTGGCGAAAACGGCTTCGGTGGGCGTGGAGCTGTTCCCGAAATTGAAGTTGCCTTCGGTATTGTCGATGGCGAGGCAATTGATCAGATGGGTTGCGCCGGGATTGCTGTTCCAGGTGAACCCGTTCTTCCCGTTGCCGATGGCCACGCAGCGCGTCACCAAGTGCGCCACGGCGATGTCCGATCCCCCCAACTTGAACCCGTTCCGGTCGCCGTTGGCGTTGGAGGTCCCGTCGCTGAGCGTCCCGTTGCCATAAGATACGCATTGATCGAGCGTCACCGGCCCGATGGGCCCGGTATCGGTCTTGGTATACAGGTCCCAGCCGTCGTCGATGTTATTGTGGGACACGCAGCCGCGGAACACGTTGCCGCTGCCGGCGGTCAGCTTGCAGGCGAAGCCGTCCGCGTTCTCGCCGGCGCCCGGCGGCATATCGTAATTGTCGTAGGATTCGCAGTTCAGGATCAGGTTGTCGGAGGGCCAATCCGCCTGCTCCGCATTGGCGCGGCGCCCGATCTGGAGACCGGTATCCCGGTTCCCGTGGGTGACGCAATTCTCCACCACGTTATGCTTGCCGGCGACGTAGATGCCGTTGTCCGCCGAACCTTTCACTTCCAAACCGCGCAGATGCCAATAGGAGCCGTCCAGTTCCAGGCCGCGGGGATTGGAATCCTTCCCGTAGGGCTGCCCGGAGAAATCGAGCACGGGCTTGGCGCCCGGGGCCGCGAAAAGGCAGATCTCCTTGCCCGCCGTTCCGGAATGTTCCGTGGCTATGGTCAACTGGGCGGTATCCGCATAAGCGCCGGACTGCAGAAACAAGGTATCCCCGGCGGCCAGGGCCTGGATTCCCGCCCGCAGGGTCAAAGGCGCGGCGGAAGTGCCGGCGGCGGACTCCTTTCCGGCCGGGGCGGCGTACAGGGAACGGGCCTGGGCGGGCACGGTCAAGCCAAGCAGGGCGAGGGCGAATGGGATGTTGAACCGTGAACGGGCAAGGACGAGGGGCATAGGTTTCCTTCCGCGAGGGATTGGGGAAATCTATCCCCCGCGAACGGCGGCGACCCGGCCCATCGGCGATGGACTGGGCACAATTGTGACAACCCGAACCGCCGCGACAACCGGCTCCGGGCCCCGGAAGCCTTAAGCCCGACTGGAACGCCGGCCCAGTACTTGATCCAACGCCACCGAGGCGCTCAAGATGATCCCGAGGATCACCTTTTGCATGGTGGAGGGGATGCCCACTTGCTCCATGCCATTAAGGATGCTGGCCATCAGCAAGGCGCCCAGCAGCGACATCCACACGTTACCCGTGCCCCCGCGCAGGCTGGTCCCGCCGATCACGCAGGCGGCGATGGAGTACAGCTCTTGGTAATCCCCGATATCCGCCGCGCCGGCCATCAATTGCGAGGTCGCGGTGAGGCCGGCCAGCCAGGTGAGCAGGCCCATCAGGACGAAAACGCCCACGGTGACGCGAGGCAAGGAGATGCCGGAATAGCGCGCGGCCTCGGGATTCGATCCCATGGCGAAGGCATGCCGCCCGAAGCGGGTGCGGACGGCGAGGAAATGGCAGGCCCAGGCCGCCAAGGCCATCGCCAGAACGCAAACCGGCACGCCGCGATCGAAATTGCAAACCGTCGCGAAAGCGAAGCAGCCCGCGGTCGGAAGCGCCCAGGCCAAGCCCATGCGCCAGGCCTTGTCGCCCTTGAGCCCGTGCCTTCGGCGCGCGACGCTTTGCCGCCAAAGCGAAAACCCCAGTCCTATCGCCGCCAGGGCGGCGCAGGCATAGCCTTGCCAGGGCGCGAGATAGCCTTGGCCCAGCCCCAGGAAGATCCGGTCGCGGATGGGGATGACGGGGTTGGCCAGGTATTGCTTAAGGCCCATATAGGCCATCAGCCCGCTCAGGGTGACGATGAAGGCGGGAATGCGCGGGCCGGATACCAGCGCCCCGTGCAAAAGGCCCATGGCGACTGCCAAGGCCGCGCTGATCAGGAGGCACAGAGCCAAGGGCCAATGAAAGTGGTCGAGCAGGAGGGCGTTGACGGCGCCCAAGAGGCCCAGGCCCGAGCCTACGGAAAGATCGATGTGGCCGGCGCCCATGACGAAGGTCATGCCGGTGGACAGGATGCCGACCACGGTCAGGTACTTGAAGAGGTTCACCATGTTGCCGGCGGTGAGGACCGCGCCGCCGGAAAGGAAATGGAAAAGGATCCAGATCGCGGGGATGGTGGCCAGGATGGCGAAGGTGCGTTTCATGTTTTCAAGCGCCTCCGGCGCTGGCGGAGAGGATGGTTTCCTTGTCGGCGGAACCGCCCGGGAATTCGCCCGCGAGGCGGCCCCCGCGCAGGACCAGGATGCGATGGGACAAGCGTAGCACTTCGTCCAATTCGGAAGAGATGAGGATGATGGCGAGGCCCTGGGCAGCCAGCGATCCGATCAGACGGTAAATCTCGGCCTTGGCGCCCACGTCCACGCCGCGGGTGGGATCGTCCAGCAAAAGCACGCGGGGCTTGGCCGCCAGCCATTTGGCCAACACCACCTTCTGCTGGTTCCCCCCGGAAAGCTGGCCCGCGGCGAACTCGCCATCGGGGGCCTTCACGCCCAACGCGCGGATGGATTCGGCGGCCAGGCGGGATTCGCCGTCGCCGTCGATGACGCCGAGCCGCGTCAAGCGCGCCAGGCAGGCCCCGGAAACGTTTTCGCGGATGGATTTTTCGAGCCACAATCCGTTGCGGCGGCGATCCTCGGGCACCAGCGCCAAGCCGCGGGCTATGGCGCGCGGCGGCCCGGCCGGGACGTAGGGCGCACCGTCCAATACCATGGATCCCCGTCCCGCCGGCCCCAGGCCGAAGAGGGATTCGACCAGCTCGGTGCGGCCCGCGCCCATCAGCCCGGCCAATCCCAGGATTTCGCCGGCCCTCAGTTCCAAGGTGATTCCCGTCAGGATGTCGATGGAGGGATTGACCCGGGATGGGACGCTCCAATCCTTAAGGCTCAAGACCGGGGCGGAAGCCGCATCGGGCGGCGGTGGCAAGGGCGGGAAAACCTCCTCCAGGGCGCGGCCCATCATGAGGGAGACGATCTTGCCCGGGGTGGCCTCGGCGCGATCCATGGTGCCCATGCCGCGTCCATTGCGGAGGACGGAAATGCGATCGGCGGAAGCGAAGACCTCTTCCAGCTTGTGGGATACGTAGAGGATGCCGAGCCCTTGGGCCTTGAGGCGGGCCAGGACCTGAAGCAACGCGTCGGCTTCGCGCTGGGACAAAGCGGAGGTGGGTTCGTCGAGGATCAGGACTTGGCCGCCCATCTCGCCGGCGGGCCCCAGGGCGCGGGCGGGCCCGAGGGCCCGGGCGATTTCCACCATCTGCCTTTGGCCTACGGGCAACGAGTTCACCGGGGCGGAAGGATCGAGGCTTTCCAGTCCGAGCAAGGCCAATCGTCGCGCGGCCTCCGCCTGCATCCGCTCCCTTTGCATGCCGAAGCCGGAAACGGATTCGCGCCCGAGGAAAACGTTTTCGGCCACGCTCAGGTCGGGGGCCAGGGCCAACTCCTGGAAGATGATACGGATGCCGGAGGCCAGGGAGTCGCGGGGGCCATGGAATTCGCACGGGCTACCCGCATGCGTGACTTCGCCCTGGTAGGATCCGTGCGGCAGCACCCCGCCCAGGATCTTGATCAGGGTGGATTTGCCGGCGCCGTTCTCGCCGCATAGGGCATGGATCTCGCCGGCGCGGATCTCCAGGTCCACCCCGTCGAGCGCTTGCACGCCGGGATAGGCCTTGGCGAGGCCGCGAACCGCGAGGACGGCCTGGCTCAGGGCTTCGCCGCCGTCGCGGGCGTTCCGGTAGCCGCGCCTGTCGCAGTAGGGGCGACCGCTCCGGCAGGAGCGCCCGCGCCATTCGCAGCGCCGGTGACCTCTTGTTGCGTATGGAAACCGTCCGCGACCACGGTGGCCAAAAGGTTTTCCTTGGTCACGGGAATCGGCTCCAGGAACAGGGCCGGCACTTGGCTGCCGCCATTGGCGATCTTGGCGGTCGCGCTATCGATGGCCCGTCCCTGCGCGGCCAGTACGGCCCGTTCCGCGGCGGCCTCGGCCAACTTCTGGATCGGTTTGTAGACGGTCACGGTCTGCAAGCCTTGCCATACGTACTGGCAAGCGATGAGATCGGCGTCCTGGCCCGAAACCGGGATCTTGCCCGCCAGCTTACGGTCTTCCAGGGCCGAGATGGCCCCCGAGGCCGTTCCGTCGTTGCTGGCCACGATGGCGTCGATCTTGGACTTCTGCAAGGCGTCCGCGGTGATGCGCCGGGCCTCGCTGCGCAACCACTTGTCGCAACCTTGATCGGCCACCACCTTGATGTCGCCCTTGTCGATCAGGGGCTGGAGTACCTTCATGTGGCCCGCGTGGATCATGTCCGAGTTCTTATCGGCGGGATCGCCGCGCAATAGCAGGTAATTGCCCTTGGGGGCCGCGGCCGCGATGGCGCGCGCCTGGATCTCCCCCACCTTTTCGTTGTCGAAGGAAAGGTACAGGTCCACGTCGGCGTCGCCGATGAGGCGATCGTAGGAGATCACCTTGACCCCTTTAGCATGGGCGTTCAGCACGATGGGTCGGGCCGCGTCGGCGTTCTTGGGGACCACCACCAGGACCTTGGCGCCCTTGGCCAATAGGCCGTCGCACTGCCTCACCTGGGCGTTGGGATCCCCGCCGGCGTCCTGCACGATGACTTGCGCGCCTAAGGCTTGCGCCTTGGCCGTGAAGAAATCCCGATCGCGCTGCCACCGCTCTTCCTTCAGATCGGCCAGGGATAGGCCGATGACCAAGGGCGCGGGCCCGCCTGCGCTTTGCTTCTCATCGCCTTTCTTATTGCAGCCTACCGCGGCGAAAAGAAGGGCGCCGAGGGCGCCGATCTGGATGGACTTGGCAGCGCCCCGCATCGCGCGGCGATTTTCCCCTGATAGCATGATTTCCTCCGCTGGAAGGGCCCGAAAAAATTCCCGGAGGAAAATTAACAAGAGTCACGGATCGATGGGGGCTTTAGCCGGCGAAACGCGGTTAGGCCTGCGGTTCCAATTCCACCTTTATCCAACCGGGTTCATGCTTGGCGAAGGCCTGGTAGGCCGAAACCGCATCGGTGATTCCCTTCACCGTCGTCACCAGGCGCTCGGGATGGATGGCTCCGGTGCGGATCAGATCCAAAAGGCGCGGGATATAGCGCTTGTGGTTGCAATTGCCGCCTTTCACCGTCAGGTTCTTCATCATCGCCATGCCGATCGGAAAGAATTCCGCCGTTTGCGGGTACACGCCGATGATGGCCACCGTGCCGGCCTTGGCTACGCTTTCCACCGCCCAACGCAAGACCTGGGAAGGCGCGTTGCCCGGCGTCCAATCTTTCGCGTCCTCTTGATCGGCCCCGATCTCCTCGGCTTCCTGGGCGAACTTCTCGCCCAACTTGCGCGCCGCCTTCCCCCCCGCGCCCGAATCGGGATGGGTCGCGTCCACGCCCACCGCATCGATGGCCCGATCCGCGCCAATCCCGCCGGTCAGCCGTTTGATGGCCGCCACCGGATCCTCCAGGTTGAAGTCCACGACTTCCGCGCCCTGCCGGCGGGCCAGCCCCAACCGATCGGGAGCGCAATCGACCGCGATGACGCGTCCCGCTCCCAACAGGAAGGCCGACAGGATGGCGCATTGGCCCACCGGCCCGCACCCGAAAACCGCCACGGTATTGCCGCGCTTGATCTCGGCCAGCTTGGCCCCGAAATAGCCCGTAGGCAGGATATCGGAGAGCAGCAAAGCCTGTTCGTCGCTCACCTCGTCGGGAATGCGGATCAGGTTCACGTGGGCGAAAGGGACGCGCGCCTTCCCGGCCTGCAAGCCGTCGAAGCCGCCCGTTTCCATGGGGCCGCCGTAGAACGCCGTACCGGCTTCGGGCCCGTTGGGATTGGCGCCGTCGCATTGGGCATAGTAGCCGGCCCGGCAGTAGGAGCATGAACCGCAAGCGATGGTGGACGGGATCAGCACGCGCTCGCCGATCTCGAGGTTGCGGACGTCTTCGCCGATGGCTTCGACGATGCCAACGCCCTCATGGCCCAGTATGGTGCCCGGCTTCATGCCGGGCATGGAGCCGCGCACGAGATGGAGATCCGTACCGCAGATGGCGCTGGCGGTTAGCCGTACGATTGCGTCGGTGGAGGATTCGATTTCGGGATCGGGGACTTCCTCCAAGCGGATGTCGCCGACGCCTTTGAATACGATGGCTTTCATGGGTGCCTCCTCGGCTGAAAAGCGGAACGGGCCGATGCCGGCCCGTTCAATCAAAATCGCTTTTCGGAAGGAGGCATGAAAGCGGCGCCCTCGGGGCTTACCGCGCCGGGGAGATCGCGAGGCGGTGGAATTCGCCGCCGCGCTCGACCACCACGTATCCCAGGCTTCCGTTACCCCACCGGATATCCATTCTCGTCTCGCCCGCCGACAGGGAGCCCGCGAAGAGGGCCGCGCCGCGGACATCGTAGGCCCGCACCTTTGCCGGGAACGGTGAAGCGGGCATTTCCAGGATCAACCGTCCCGCGGAACCGGCATACAGGCGCATGCCCGCCGACCGGGAGGATACGGCGCGGATGGCGACGGGCGGCAGCAAGGTAATATTCGCCATGGAAGTCTGTCCCACGGTCACGGTCACGTTGGCGGTGCCGTTCCGGAAGCCCGTCATGCTGACGGTAACCCGATAGCTGATCTTCGCGGTGACCGACGGGAATTCGAACCGGCCGTTGGCATCGGTCTTGACGGTATCCGGAGGCAAGGAATCTCCCGCGGCCGCGCCCGTCCGCGCCAAGATAACCTGGGCCCCCGCCACCGCCTTATGTGCGGTGTCGCTTACGATTCCCGCCACCGATCCATGGGTGGTATCGCCGGCGACTTCCGGAAGCAGGGCGAAATCGACCACGCGGGACGCCTGGTAGGCCACCGTCAGCCCGGCGCTGGCGATGGATTGGAAGCCGTCCGCCTTCACGGTCAGGGTGAAGCTCTGCCCGGCCGGAACGCTG
This window harbors:
- a CDS encoding glutathione-dependent formaldehyde dehydrogenase; its protein translation is MKAIVFKGVGDIRLEEVPDPEIESSTDAIVRLTASAICGTDLHLVRGSMPGMKPGTILGHEGVGIVEAIGEDVRNLEIGERVLIPSTIACGSCSYCRAGYYAQCDGANPNGPEAGTAFYGGPMETGGFDGLQAGKARVPFAHVNLIRIPDEVSDEQALLLSDILPTGYFGAKLAEIKRGNTVAVFGCGPVGQCAILSAFLLGAGRVIAVDCAPDRLGLARRQGAEVVDFNLEDPVAAIKRLTGGIGADRAIDAVGVDATHPDSGAGGKAARKLGEKFAQEAEEIGADQEDAKDWTPGNAPSQVLRWAVESVAKAGTVAIIGVYPQTAEFFPIGMAMMKNLTVKGGNCNHKRYIPRLLDLIRTGAIHPERLVTTVKGITDAVSAYQAFAKHEPGWIKVELEPQA
- a CDS encoding sugar ABC transporter permease, which produces MKRTFAILATIPAIWILFHFLSGGAVLTAGNMVNLFKYLTVVGILSTGMTFVMGAGHIDLSVGSGLGLLGAVNALLLDHFHWPLALCLLISAALAVAMGLLHGALVSGPRIPAFIVTLSGLMAYMGLKQYLANPVIPIRDRIFLGLGQGYLAPWQGYACAALAAIGLGFSLWRQSVARRRHGLKGDKAWRMGLAWALPTAGCFAFATVCNFDRGVPVCVLAMALAAWACHFLAVRTRFGRHAFAMGSNPEAARYSGISLPRVTVGVFVLMGLLTWLAGLTATSQLMAGAADIGDYQELYSIAACVIGGTSLRGGTGNVWMSLLGALLMASILNGMEQVGIPSTMQKVILGIILSASVALDQVLGRRSSRA
- a CDS encoding sugar ABC transporter ATP-binding protein, coding for MSQAVLAVRGLAKAYPGVQALDGVDLEIRAGEIHALCGENGAGKSTLIKILGGVLPHGSYQGEVTHAGSPCEFHGPRDSLASGIRIIFQELALAPDLSVAENVFLGRESVSGFGMQRERMQAEAARRLALLGLESLDPSAPVNSLPVGQRQMVEIARALGPARALGPAGEMGGQVLILDEPTSALSQREADALLQVLARLKAQGLGILYVSHKLEEVFASADRISVLRNGRGMGTMDRAEATPGKIVSLMMGRALEEVFPPLPPPPDAASAPVLSLKDWSVPSRVNPSIDILTGITLELRAGEILGLAGLMGAGRTELVESLFGLGPAGRGSMVLDGAPYVPAGPPRAIARGLALVPEDRRRNGLWLEKSIRENVSGACLARLTRLGVIDGDGESRLAAESIRALGVKAPDGEFAAGQLSGGNQQKVVLAKWLAAKPRVLLLDDPTRGVDVGAKAEIYRLIGSLAAQGLAIILISSELDEVLRLSHRILVLRGGRLAGEFPGGSADKETILSASAGGA
- a CDS encoding right-handed parallel beta-helix repeat-containing protein, with product MPLVLARSRFNIPFALALLGLTVPAQARSLYAAPAGKESAAGTSAAPLTLRAGIQALAAGDTLFLQSGAYADTAQLTIATEHSGTAGKEICLFAAPGAKPVLDFSGQPYGKDSNPRGLELDGSYWHLRGLEVKGSADNGIYVAGKHNVVENCVTHGNRDTGLQIGRRANAEQADWPSDNLILNCESYDNYDMPPGAGENADGFACKLTAGSGNVFRGCVSHNNIDDGWDLYTKTDTGPIGPVTLDQCVSYGNGTLSDGTSNANGDRNGFKLGGSDIAVAHLVTRCVAIGNGKNGFTWNSNPGATHLINCLAIDNTEGNFNFGNSSTPTEAVFANNVSFWSKSAAASDKTLGTDYQGSNCWWDKSKGSIGSKSLTVTASEFAVSPASMKVSRSSATGAPDLSVFRLAAGSKLGNAGVTPPGPLPFEAAAYYAGAPDLGAVEG
- a CDS encoding substrate-binding domain-containing protein encodes the protein MRGAAKSIQIGALGALLFAAVGCNKKGDEKQSAGGPAPLVIGLSLADLKEERWQRDRDFFTAKAQALGAQVIVQDAGGDPNAQVRQCDGLLAKGAKVLVVVPKNADAARPIVLNAHAKGVKVISYDRLIGDADVDLYLSFDNEKVGEIQARAIAAAAPKGNYLLLRGDPADKNSDMIHAGHMKVLQPLIDKGDIKVVADQGCDKWLRSEARRITADALQKSKIDAIVASNDGTASGAISALEDRKLAGKIPVSGQDADLIACQYVWQGLQTVTVYKPIQKLAEAAAERAVLAAQGRAIDSATAKIANGGSQVPALFLEPIPVTKENLLATVVADGFHTQQEVTGAANGAGAPAGAVAPTATGAATGTPATAAKP